A single genomic interval of Gavia stellata isolate bGavSte3 chromosome 19, bGavSte3.hap2, whole genome shotgun sequence harbors:
- the HSPA4L gene encoding heat shock 70 kDa protein 4L isoform X6, translating to MSVVGIDLGFLNCYIGVARSGGIETIANEYSDRCTPACISLGSKTRAIGNAAKSQIVTNVKNTLHGFKKLHGRAFEDPYIQAERSKLPYELQKMPNGSVGVKVPSFFTDAERRSVMAAAQIAGLNCLKLMNETTAVALAYGIYKQDLPALEEKPRNVVFVDMGHSAYQVSICAFNKGKLKVLATTFDPFVGGRNFDEALVDYFSEEFRTKYKLNVKENPRALLRLYQECEKLKKLMSANASDLPLNIECFMNDLDVSSKMNRAQFEQLCAALLSRVEPPLRAAMDQAKLQREDIYSIEIVGGATRIPAVKEQISNFFCKEISTTLNADEAVARGCALQCAILSPAFKVREFSITDVVPYSVTLRWKSSYEEGTGECEVFSKNHAAPFSKVITFHKKEPFDLEAYYTHPHEVPYPDSRIGRFTIQNVGPQHDGDNSKVKVKVRVNIHGLFSVANASIIEKQNTEGDHNDTPMDTESSSKNQGRDDELDKMQVDQDEGIQKSQAEQQNQADEETENAGTETKAAPGDKQDHPAQPKAKAKVKSIDLPIQASLYRQLGQDLINCYIENEGKMMMQDKLEKERNDAKNAVEEYVYDFRDKLCGVFEKFITEEDSNKLTLMLEDTENWLYEDGEDQPKQVYMDKLQELRKFGQPIQERYMEHEERPKVLNELGKKIQLLMKAVEAYKNKDEKYDHLDPAEMEKVEKYISEAMNWLNSKMNAQNKLSLTQDPVVKVAEILTKSKELDSFCNPIIYKPKPKIEPPNDGQSKANGEHNGPVNGQSGTETKPEPAKDNSQQTKPPGEMEVD from the exons ATGTCCGTGGTTGGCATTGATCTCGGCTTCCTCAACTGCTACATCGGAGTCGCGCGGAGCGGCGGTATCGAGACCATCGCCAATGAGTACAGCGACCGCTGCACCCC AGCATGTATATCTTTAGGATCCAAGACCCGGGCCATTGGGAATGCAGCAAAAAGCCAG ATTGTcacaaatgtaaaaaatacattacatgGCTTCAAAAAACTGCATGGAAGAGCATTTGAAGATCCTTACATACAAGCTGAAAGGTCCAAACTTCCCTATGAACTTCAGAAGATGCCGAATGGCTCTGTAGGAGTAAAG GTACCCAGTTTCTTCACTGATGCTGAGAGAAGGTCTGTAATGGCAGCTGCACAGATCGCAGGATTAAATTGTCTGAAGCTGATGAATGAAACTACAGCAG TTGCACTAGCCTATGGAATATACAAGCAAGATCTGCCAGCCTTGGAAGAGAAGCCAAGAAATGTGGTCTTTGTAGATATGGGGCATTCTGCATATCAGGTTTCAATCTGTGCTTTTAACAAGGGAAAACTGAAG GTCTTGGCTACTACCTTTGACCCTTTCGTAGGTGGTAGGAATTTTGATGAGGCTTTGGTAGACtacttttctgaagaatttagGACAAAATACAAACTGAATGTAAAAGAAAACCCCCGAGCATTGCTACGATTGTATCAGGAatgtgaaaaactgaagaagcttATGAGTGCAAATGCTTCTGACCTTCCGCTCAATATTGAGTGCTTCATGAATGACCTTGATGTCTCCAGTAAGATGAACAG AGCTCAGTTTGAGCAATTGTGTGCTGCCCTTTTGTCCAGAGTGGAACCTCCTCTAAGAGCAGCCATGGATCAAGCTA AACTTCAGCGTGAAGATATCTACAGTATAGAAATAGTAGGTGGGGCTACTAGAATTCCAGCAGTGAAGGAACAAATCTCTAACTTTTTCTGTAAAGAGATAAGCACCACGCTAAATGCTGATGAAGCTGTTGCAAGAGGCTGTGCCTTGCAG TGTGCAattctttccccagcttttaaAGTGCGTGAATTTTCCATCACAGATGTTGTTCCGTATTCTGTAACGTTAAGATGGAAATCTTCTTATGAAGAAGGAACAGG gGAGTGTGAAGTCTTCAGTAAGAACCATGCTGCTCCATTCTCAAAAGTAATTACTTTTCACAAGAAAGAGCCTTTTGACCTGGAAGCTTACTATACCCATCCCCATGAAGTGCCTTATCCTGATTCCAGAATAG GGCGTTTCACTATTCAAAATGTTGGTCCCCAACATGATGGCGACAATTCCAAAGTGAAGGTTAAAGTGCGTGTCAATATTCATGGCCTTTTCAGCGTGGCTAATGCTTCTATAATAGAGAAGCAGAACACAGAGGGGGATCACAATGACACACCTATGGACACTGAATCATCAAGTAAGAACCAAGGCAGAGATGATGAGCTG GATAAAATGCAGGTTGATCAAGATGAAGGTATTCAGAAGAGTCAAGCTGAACAACAGAACCAAGCAGATGAGGAAACTGAAAATGCAGGAACCGAAACAAAA GCTGCTCCTGGAGACAAGCAAGATCATCCAGCCCAGCCAAAGGCTAAAGCAAAAGTTAAGAGTATTGACCTACCTATACAGGCAAGCCTCTACAGACAACTGGGACAGGATCTTATCAATTGCTATATAGAAAATGAG GGAAAGATGATGATGCAAGACAAgcttgagaaagaaagaaatgatgcTAAGAATGCTGTTGAAGAATATGTGTATGACTTCAGAGACAAACTGTGTGGAGTCTTTGAGAAATTCATCACTGAAGAA GATTCAAACAAGCTGACCTTGATGTTGGAGGACACAGAAAACTGGCTTTATGAAGATGGAGAGGACCAGCCAAAACAAGTATACATGGATAAGCTTCAGGAATTAAGA AAATTTGGACAACCTATTCAGGAAAGATACATGGAACACGAAGAGAGACCAAAAGTTTTAAATGAACTGGGAAAGAAGATTCAGCTCCTTATGAAAGCAGTAGAAGCATACAAAAATAAG GATGAAAAATACGATCACCTGGATCCTGCTGAGATggaaaaagttgaaaaatacaTTAGTGAGGCTATGAATTGGCTGAACAGCAAAATGAATGCCCAGAACAAACTAAGTCTAACTCAGGATCCAGTTGTCAAAGTGGCAGAAATACTGACAAAATctaag GAATTGGATAGCTTCTGTAATCCCATTATATACAAGCCCAAACCGAAGATAGAACCTCCCAATGATGGGCAGTCGAAAGCTAATGGTGAACACAATGGACCAGTGAACGGACAGAGTGGTACTGAAACAAAACCTGAACCAGCGAAGGACAATTCTCAGCAGACCAAACCACCTGGAGAAATGGAAGTGGACTaa
- the HSPA4L gene encoding heat shock 70 kDa protein 4L isoform X1: protein MLSNSTSMFCYFNFCGCFKVLWKYFMMFSFKAEFLFFLFLLRACISLGSKTRAIGNAAKSQIVTNVKNTLHGFKKLHGRAFEDPYIQAERSKLPYELQKMPNGSVGVKVRYLDEERLFAVEQITGMLLAKLKETSESALKKPVADCVISVPSFFTDAERRSVMAAAQIAGLNCLKLMNETTAVALAYGIYKQDLPALEEKPRNVVFVDMGHSAYQVSICAFNKGKLKVLATTFDPFVGGRNFDEALVDYFSEEFRTKYKLNVKENPRALLRLYQECEKLKKLMSANASDLPLNIECFMNDLDVSSKMNRAQFEQLCAALLSRVEPPLRAAMDQAKLQREDIYSIEIVGGATRIPAVKEQISNFFCKEISTTLNADEAVARGCALQCAILSPAFKVREFSITDVVPYSVTLRWKSSYEEGTGECEVFSKNHAAPFSKVITFHKKEPFDLEAYYTHPHEVPYPDSRIGRFTIQNVGPQHDGDNSKVKVKVRVNIHGLFSVANASIIEKQNTEGDHNDTPMDTESSSKNQGRDDELDKMQVDQDEGIQKSQAEQQNQADEETENAGTETKAAPGDKQDHPAQPKAKAKVKSIDLPIQASLYRQLGQDLINCYIENEGKMMMQDKLEKERNDAKNAVEEYVYDFRDKLCGVFEKFITEEDSNKLTLMLEDTENWLYEDGEDQPKQVYMDKLQELRKFGQPIQERYMEHEERPKVLNELGKKIQLLMKAVEAYKNKDEKYDHLDPAEMEKVEKYISEAMNWLNSKMNAQNKLSLTQDPVVKVAEILTKSKELDSFCNPIIYKPKPKIEPPNDGQSKANGEHNGPVNGQSGTETKPEPAKDNSQQTKPPGEMEVD, encoded by the exons ATGCTGTCAAATAGCACATCCATGTTCTGCTACTTTAATTTTTGTGGGTGTTTTAAAGTACTGTGGAAATACTTtatgatgttttcttttaaagctgaattccttttttttctgtttttacttagAGCATGTATATCTTTAGGATCCAAGACCCGGGCCATTGGGAATGCAGCAAAAAGCCAG ATTGTcacaaatgtaaaaaatacattacatgGCTTCAAAAAACTGCATGGAAGAGCATTTGAAGATCCTTACATACAAGCTGAAAGGTCCAAACTTCCCTATGAACTTCAGAAGATGCCGAATGGCTCTGTAGGAGTAAAG GTGAGATACCTAGATGAAGAGAGACTGTTTGCAGTTGAACAGATAACAGGAATGTTATTGGCCAAACTTAAAGAGACTTCAGAAAGTGCTTTGAAGAAACCAGTGGCAGACTGCGTGATTTCA GTACCCAGTTTCTTCACTGATGCTGAGAGAAGGTCTGTAATGGCAGCTGCACAGATCGCAGGATTAAATTGTCTGAAGCTGATGAATGAAACTACAGCAG TTGCACTAGCCTATGGAATATACAAGCAAGATCTGCCAGCCTTGGAAGAGAAGCCAAGAAATGTGGTCTTTGTAGATATGGGGCATTCTGCATATCAGGTTTCAATCTGTGCTTTTAACAAGGGAAAACTGAAG GTCTTGGCTACTACCTTTGACCCTTTCGTAGGTGGTAGGAATTTTGATGAGGCTTTGGTAGACtacttttctgaagaatttagGACAAAATACAAACTGAATGTAAAAGAAAACCCCCGAGCATTGCTACGATTGTATCAGGAatgtgaaaaactgaagaagcttATGAGTGCAAATGCTTCTGACCTTCCGCTCAATATTGAGTGCTTCATGAATGACCTTGATGTCTCCAGTAAGATGAACAG AGCTCAGTTTGAGCAATTGTGTGCTGCCCTTTTGTCCAGAGTGGAACCTCCTCTAAGAGCAGCCATGGATCAAGCTA AACTTCAGCGTGAAGATATCTACAGTATAGAAATAGTAGGTGGGGCTACTAGAATTCCAGCAGTGAAGGAACAAATCTCTAACTTTTTCTGTAAAGAGATAAGCACCACGCTAAATGCTGATGAAGCTGTTGCAAGAGGCTGTGCCTTGCAG TGTGCAattctttccccagcttttaaAGTGCGTGAATTTTCCATCACAGATGTTGTTCCGTATTCTGTAACGTTAAGATGGAAATCTTCTTATGAAGAAGGAACAGG gGAGTGTGAAGTCTTCAGTAAGAACCATGCTGCTCCATTCTCAAAAGTAATTACTTTTCACAAGAAAGAGCCTTTTGACCTGGAAGCTTACTATACCCATCCCCATGAAGTGCCTTATCCTGATTCCAGAATAG GGCGTTTCACTATTCAAAATGTTGGTCCCCAACATGATGGCGACAATTCCAAAGTGAAGGTTAAAGTGCGTGTCAATATTCATGGCCTTTTCAGCGTGGCTAATGCTTCTATAATAGAGAAGCAGAACACAGAGGGGGATCACAATGACACACCTATGGACACTGAATCATCAAGTAAGAACCAAGGCAGAGATGATGAGCTG GATAAAATGCAGGTTGATCAAGATGAAGGTATTCAGAAGAGTCAAGCTGAACAACAGAACCAAGCAGATGAGGAAACTGAAAATGCAGGAACCGAAACAAAA GCTGCTCCTGGAGACAAGCAAGATCATCCAGCCCAGCCAAAGGCTAAAGCAAAAGTTAAGAGTATTGACCTACCTATACAGGCAAGCCTCTACAGACAACTGGGACAGGATCTTATCAATTGCTATATAGAAAATGAG GGAAAGATGATGATGCAAGACAAgcttgagaaagaaagaaatgatgcTAAGAATGCTGTTGAAGAATATGTGTATGACTTCAGAGACAAACTGTGTGGAGTCTTTGAGAAATTCATCACTGAAGAA GATTCAAACAAGCTGACCTTGATGTTGGAGGACACAGAAAACTGGCTTTATGAAGATGGAGAGGACCAGCCAAAACAAGTATACATGGATAAGCTTCAGGAATTAAGA AAATTTGGACAACCTATTCAGGAAAGATACATGGAACACGAAGAGAGACCAAAAGTTTTAAATGAACTGGGAAAGAAGATTCAGCTCCTTATGAAAGCAGTAGAAGCATACAAAAATAAG GATGAAAAATACGATCACCTGGATCCTGCTGAGATggaaaaagttgaaaaatacaTTAGTGAGGCTATGAATTGGCTGAACAGCAAAATGAATGCCCAGAACAAACTAAGTCTAACTCAGGATCCAGTTGTCAAAGTGGCAGAAATACTGACAAAATctaag GAATTGGATAGCTTCTGTAATCCCATTATATACAAGCCCAAACCGAAGATAGAACCTCCCAATGATGGGCAGTCGAAAGCTAATGGTGAACACAATGGACCAGTGAACGGACAGAGTGGTACTGAAACAAAACCTGAACCAGCGAAGGACAATTCTCAGCAGACCAAACCACCTGGAGAAATGGAAGTGGACTaa